A window of Candidatus Xiphinematobacter sp. Idaho Grape contains these coding sequences:
- a CDS encoding prephenate dehydrogenase, which produces MPLYRQTFPRPLKTVAILAPGLIGGSLALALARGGEWKIHVWAREETSLRKAKMLLQPLKASLQFEEVIPGAKVIVLCSPVSAMGRLARKIQPFLDVDAVVTDVGSIKVFVMRELVPILGDRFLGGHPMAGSEQSGLEAARWDLFLQAPCILTPLSPVHHPTVVSHLEKVRNLWTSAGARIFEMTPEQHDTAVAFVSHLPHVAAVALVSTVCSQPLSLQEIAGGGYRDATRVAQGSADLWLDVLLENREAILAALCHYDNQLQTLSHLLKMSDTDGLYNFLEKASVARSLLKN; this is translated from the coding sequence ATGCCCTTATACAGGCAAACTTTTCCGCGTCCCCTAAAGACAGTGGCTATTCTAGCTCCTGGACTCATTGGAGGATCACTGGCCTTGGCATTAGCCCGAGGGGGAGAGTGGAAGATCCACGTTTGGGCTCGAGAAGAGACATCTCTTCGAAAAGCAAAGATGTTGCTTCAGCCGCTGAAGGCGTCTTTACAGTTTGAGGAGGTCATTCCTGGTGCCAAGGTGATAGTTCTCTGCTCCCCCGTTTCTGCTATGGGGAGATTGGCTAGGAAAATCCAGCCCTTTCTTGACGTAGATGCAGTGGTCACTGATGTCGGGAGTATCAAGGTTTTTGTCATGCGTGAATTAGTTCCCATTTTAGGAGATCGTTTTTTGGGAGGGCATCCAATGGCTGGTTCTGAGCAAAGTGGCTTAGAGGCAGCCCGATGGGATCTCTTCCTGCAAGCTCCGTGTATTTTAACACCGTTGAGCCCTGTCCATCACCCTACAGTCGTCTCACACCTAGAAAAGGTACGTAACTTATGGACCTCCGCAGGAGCCCGAATTTTTGAAATGACACCGGAGCAGCACGATACAGCTGTGGCGTTTGTTAGTCATCTGCCGCATGTCGCCGCCGTCGCTCTTGTAAGCACTGTTTGTTCTCAGCCTCTATCCCTGCAAGAAATCGCCGGCGGAGGATATCGAGATGCAACGCGCGTTGCACAAGGGTCTGCGGATCTATGGTTAGATGTGCTACTAGAAAATCGGGAGGCCATCTTGGCGGCCCTTTGCCACTACGATAACCAGCTCCAAACCCTTTCTCATCTCCTGAAAATGTCAGATACAGACGGCCTGTACAATTTTCTTGAGAAAGCGAGCGTAGCTAGGTCTCTACTCAAGAATTGA